A DNA window from Fragaria vesca subsp. vesca linkage group LG3, FraVesHawaii_1.0, whole genome shotgun sequence contains the following coding sequences:
- the LOC101301762 gene encoding protein transport protein SFT2-like, whose product MQKMAQEWFSGGSSGAGDDSLKPASSLLADWNSYAASQSAEDSASLGLGFDLESAVRSANDTVSGTFSVVSKGVRDIPGNLQSATSSVPSGKALMYFGLFLATGVFFVFIAFTMFLPVMVLMPQKFAICFTLGCAFIIGSFFALKGPQNQFAHMSSKERLPFTLGFLGSMVGTIYVSMVLHSYILSVFFSVLQVLALAYYAVSYFPGGSAGLKFLSSALTSSVMKCFGR is encoded by the exons ATGCAGAAGATGGCACAGGAATGGTTCTCCGGCGGCAGCAGCGGCGCCGGCGACGACTCGCTGAAGCCGGCGTCTTCTCTCCTAGCCGATTGGAACTCCTACGCCGCTTCCCAATCCGCCGAGGACAGCGCCTCCTTGGGCCTCGGCTTCGATCTCGAATCTGCGGTCCGCTCCGCAAACGACACCGTTTCGGGGACTTTCAGCGT GGTTTCCAAAGGAGTGAGAGATATACCTGGGAACCTCCAGTCTGCCACTAGTAGTGTTCCTTCAGGAAAAGCTCTCATGTATTTTGGGTTGTTTCTAGCAACTGGGGTGTTCTTTGTTTTTATCGCATTTACCATGTTCCTTCCGGTTATGGTATTGATGCCACAGAAGTTTGCTATCTGCTTTACACTTGGGTGTGCCTTTATTATTGGATCCTTCTTCGCACTCAAAGGTCCACAGAATCAGTTTGCTCACATGTCTTCAAAAGAG AGACTTCCTTTCACACTTGGATTTTTGGGCAGTATGGTTGGTACCATATATGTCTCGATGGTGCTTCACAGCTACATTCTCTCTGTGTTCTTCTCTGTATTACAG GTTCTGGCACTTGCATACTATGCTGTTTCATACTTTCCTGGTGGATCAGCCGGTTTGAAGTTCCTATCTTCCGCCCTTACATCCTCAGTAATGAAATGTTTTGGGAGGTGA